tatatacgaCTACTCAAGGCTCACCTGGAGGATGGTATTAGCGATCTCTGGATTTTCTGGACTTTCAAAATGCAGCATCTGGGAACCTAAACCATAGTAATAAGGCCCCATTTTGTACAAGTCTACAACAGTGGGATCAGCCCCAAACACTGTTCTCCAGCCTTCACGATACACCTTTGGCAACTCCACAGACAGCACTCGTCTCTTCCTTTCATACAGACCCTTGGCCAGCCAAAGTGGCATCTCCATTTTTGAGCCCTAAAAAATGAATTGCAATGTTAGCATTAAATTATCACACTACTATGCAAGTGGCAAAATATGGTGTTTGTGTTGTAAAATAGTTGCACGTGCCTATAATATGAACAAGTATTGAAAACATATGACATCACTGATTTCACAAATTAATTTTTATCATTTACATGTATAAAATGATGGTACTGtattttgttggttttgtttatGTGCACTACATTGTCATAGTTTATTTTAATGCTGTAGTCAAGTAAACCAACATGCAAAACTCCAAAAAGCGTTCATGTACAGATTAATTTAGTCCAACAAACATCATATAAAACTTAAGCCTTTTCTAAACATAAGCCTATGATTTGACATGTTTTAATGTCAGATTAGAACTGTTCTACAGCAACATTTCCACATgtcaaatgtgtcattttaatAATGTCTTTAGGTGGAAAtggcattattaaaaataactcATGATATTATTCTGATTAACACTATTaagtttagtttgtttatttatatagcacacttTTCTACAACACAATGTTGCCCAAAGTTCTGAACACAATCAGTACTAATAAAAATAAGTCCTACATcacaaacaattaaaacataaggcaaacccctcaacGTTAAAAAGGCTCAAAATCTAAAGAACAGAAATGCAGTTTCAGaatctttttaaaaacagataaagtTGGAGTGCATCGAATGTGGGTGGGGAAGCTTATTTCAGAGTTTTGGGGCGATAACAGCAAAAGCCCAAACCCCACTTCGCTTACACCAGGACCTTGGTACCAAAAGAATAAACTGATCAAAAGACCTTAGTGACCTACCAGGATTTTAATCATGTAGGAGATCTAATAAGTAAGGTGGTGGCAGATcatttaaggatttaaaaacaaaaattaatcagTTAAAATCAATCTGtgacctaacaggcagccagcccagagAAAAGAACTGGGTATAAGTTCTCATGCTTCTGAGTCCCTGTCACAAGTCTTGCAGCCGCATTTTGTATTAATTGCAATCTATTCAGGGCATTTTGACTAATCATTACATACAAAAAGTTGCAATAGTCAAGTCTttccaaaataaaagcatgaatcccCTTTTCAAGGTCATTAAAACAGAGAAATTACTTCACTTTTGCCACAAGTCATAAATGAATTTACTTGTCTGTTAAATGTCAGATCACTATCCAACTGAAACCCTAACATTAGGTTTCTATCAACAGGTTTTTGATAAGTTGATAGCTCACCAAAACCTAATAATGCCAGAGGGGCAGGATCCCCAAACCAGACCAGCTCAGTTTTTCCCTCATTGAAATTAAGAAAAAACTTGACGACAGACATTTTTTAACCCTGTTGAAAAGAAACAGAGGTTAAGTTGGAGTTATATTtgacattctgactttctccttaataatataatttcatacaaGTATTATTTTCAAATTCTAAATTGCGAAATCATATTAgtttagcagccaatgactatcaaagtacaacattgctcacagtcaaataaacagtgttaatgttgttttcaagccagttgcatgctaattccaattgaatgttcaaaataacatggtaaacaatatagaaatttgtaaatgaacgaatgtgcgaatataaaaccaactttacctctatctgaaaaaaacacagcttaaaccagcctaagctggttggctagttttagagggggtttggccCTTCCATGGCaagtttccagcctggtctaagctggtcaggctggaaaatgaccagcctgctttaagctggacatagttgGTTTTGGCTTGGTTCTCAGCCTGGTTTGGCTGATcaagctgttttttgttttgttttgtttttcagcagggaaggctAATTACATAgcttgtatttaattttacactATAGGAACTGTATTAACATTGATTGCAAACCTACGTATAacagaaataaacattttattgaatcataaaagctttaaaaatgtttttatgcatGAAGATATAGGACAAGCTCAACAAAAACAAATAGGCCCAGCAGTTTTAGTTCAAGACAGTTTTAATACAACTTTAGTACATAGAGTGCTcgtcataattaaaataaagtacttTATAACCGTTTAAAACTAGCATCAGTGATGTAAATGCATTAGTATAACGTTACCTCAGGTATGTCTCGGGAGTCGCTGGATTTCTCTAGAAACCCGAGTCTCGGGAAGGCGCTCTCCGTCCTACATGGCAGTCGCTCGTGGGAAAGTAAAATATCATCCAGAGAAAAGAAATTCTCCTCCATTCCGACACCCGGAGGAACGGGCATGTAGGATTGAGCGTCCATTTACGTTGCAAGCAAGCGACAGTTAATCAAACAAACGCAAACCAACGGTGGAAATACAGTCAAACTTgtcaaaacaacaacacagtCAGAGCAGCTTTGGCGCGCAACTTCAAGCGGAAACTAATGGAGCATCGAGCACAGGGAACATCGAACAGGTGCGATCAGTCGATAGCAGAGCGATGAAGATGCAAAACCTCTCAAATACTCATTGACATGAAGcacaattttac
The DNA window shown above is from Danio rerio strain Tuebingen ecotype United States chromosome 25, GRCz12tu, whole genome shotgun sequence and carries:
- the gins3 gene encoding DNA replication complex GINS protein PSF3 (The RefSeq protein has 1 substitution compared to this genomic sequence), giving the protein MDAQSYMPVPPGVGMEENFFSLDDILLSHERLPCRTESAFPRLGFLEKSSDSRDIPEGTKMEMPLWLAKGLYERKRRVLSVELPKVYREGWRTVFGADPTVVDLYKMGPYYYGLGSQMLHFESPENPEIANTILQTFIGRFRRTMDSSQNAYNEDTSALVERLDYLERSLFKAGQSGLNNFQLWEKGRSSHLTASSLVINYRKRKMTDLQA